A genomic segment from Spinacia oleracea cultivar Varoflay chromosome 3, BTI_SOV_V1, whole genome shotgun sequence encodes:
- the LOC130470553 gene encoding uncharacterized protein isoform X2: MLRSFLLKETVRLNSRLSGFNQSRGIHSRNKKAMEFIAKGWSAMKEVDRVIDYCELNDKRLIPLLRNDYIQSSQQAFYYLEKVVEQVFKTPREGPFTKKELDEVRDKWAIYFNDCELPSM; the protein is encoded by the exons ATGTTGCGATCATTTTTGTTGAAGGAGACTGTGAGATTGAATTCCAGGCTTTCTGGGTTCAATCAATCG AGAGGGATTCACAGCAGAAATAAGAAAGCTATGGAGTTTATAGCAAAAGGGTGGAGTGCTATGAAAGAAGTTGATAGAGTCATTGATTATTGTGAACTTAATGACAAGCGTCTCATTCCTCTTCTCAGG AATGACTATATTCAATCATCTCAGCAAGCATTCTATTATCTGGAGAAGGTTGTCGAACAG gttttcaaaacaccaagggaggggccctttaccaaaaaggagttggatgaagttcgagacaagtgggctatttacttcaacgattgtgaactaccctcaatgtaa
- the LOC130470553 gene encoding uncharacterized protein isoform X1, with amino-acid sequence MLHHLSERMLRSFLLKETVRLNSRLSGFNQSRGIHSRNKKAMEFIAKGWSAMKEVDRVIDYCELNDKRLIPLLRNDYIQSSQQAFYYLEKVVEQVFKTPREGPFTKKELDEVRDKWAIYFNDCELPSM; translated from the exons AAAGGATGTTGCGATCATTTTTGTTGAAGGAGACTGTGAGATTGAATTCCAGGCTTTCTGGGTTCAATCAATCG AGAGGGATTCACAGCAGAAATAAGAAAGCTATGGAGTTTATAGCAAAAGGGTGGAGTGCTATGAAAGAAGTTGATAGAGTCATTGATTATTGTGAACTTAATGACAAGCGTCTCATTCCTCTTCTCAGG AATGACTATATTCAATCATCTCAGCAAGCATTCTATTATCTGGAGAAGGTTGTCGAACAG gttttcaaaacaccaagggaggggccctttaccaaaaaggagttggatgaagttcgagacaagtgggctatttacttcaacgattgtgaactaccctcaatgtaa